The genome window CGTCTCCGCCGGGCTGGTATCACTACCGTCATGCTCGATGGTAGCATGACACCTGCTCAACGACAGGCATCGATTGAACATTTCATGAACAACGTGGACGTTGAATGCTTCCTGGTTTCTCTCAAGGCAGGCGGTGTGGCACTGAACCTTACCGAAGCCTCTCGAGTATTCATTGTTGATCCGTAAGTGTCTGAAACGAACATTGTCATCTGAGTAGCTGCTGACAATTGCATAGATGGTGGAACCCAGCCGCTGAGTGGCAGTCCGCTGACCGGTGCCATCGCATTGGCCAAAGTCGGCCCTGCACTATCACGCGCTTGTGTATCGAGGATTCTGTGGAAAGTCGAATGGTGTTGattcaggagaagaagactaACATGATTCACTCCACTGTCAACTCCGACACCAAGGCTATGGAATCACTCACCCCCCAGGACATGCAATTTCTCTTCCGTGGTACATAGACGAACCGGGACAACGGCACAGAGCAAGGAGCAAAGACCTGACGAAAACTTGATTATTTTCATGCAAACACGAAACTTGGGGATACGATCATGTACAGTATTTGGCATTGGCCATGAGGCATGCAGGAAGTATACATGGAGTTTGGAGTTGGCAATGGCAACGATGCTTCGcctaaagatattaagggcggtttttttttaagtctcaGGGATCAAATATGTGTAAACTTGGCCAAAGAATAAAAGCCCCTGAGAAGATCTATATCATCCTGGGTTCTATTAAATGCGGGTGCTATCGTACGACATGTCTCGGGAGAGGGCTGCAGAGGTGTCTGAGGTTGACAGTTCaggaattaattaaaatctaatatCCGTCTATCTAGCTCTTTTCTCGTTTTCAAATATTGACTGTCAACTTTTGTGTTGCTATTTTCATCGGCCCATGATGAGATTCAAAACATACGAACAAAAGGATTCTCCAAAGAGAACACGAAAGAAATGTTTCGCTAGCCATTGAGATGCATGAAGTGATCGAGATCACAGACCAAGAAGGGCCTTGGCACCAGGCTCGCTGCAGACGTAGATAACGTCGTGGGCGTTGGAGAAGCCGTTGAACTGAGTGGCAGAGCACTTTGTGTAGGCGCCCATGTCCTCAAAGTACAGCCAGTCACCAACATCGAGAATGGAGTCGAAGCGAGTGCTCTCAGTGATGCGATCGATGCCATCGCAGGTAGGACCCCAGACGGAGTACTCGAAGCCCTCGCCCTCGGGAGTGGGATGGGCAGCGGTGGTCTCGAAGAGAGTCTTGCCGGAGGCACGGAGAACCTTGGCGATCGGCTGCTGGTGGTCAAACATGATGTTTGAGAAGTTGCCGTAAACACCGTCGTTGACGTAGAGCATGTAGCCCTTGCCATCGAGAGTGGGGTCCTCAACAGTTCGGCGAGCGATAATGTTGCAGGCGATGGTGAAGGCGGTGGCAACGTAGTATCGGCCAGGCTCAGCAATGATCTCGATGTTGCTGTGAGGCGGGAAGAACTCGTCGAGGGCGCCACCGAGGACGGCAGCCATTGTCTCGAAGGTATCGCCGCTGaagccaccaccaacatcgaGGGTGCGCATGTTGAAGCCGAACTCGTGGGCCAGCTGGAAGACGGTATGGGCGTCGCGAACGGCCTTGTAGAAGGCGAGGGGATCGGAAGCACCAGATCCAACGTGGAAGCTGACGCCAACAACGTTGAGACCAAGGTCCTTAGCCAGGGCAAGAAGTCCCTCAGTGGTGTCCATGGCGGCGCCAAACTTCATACTGAAGCGGCAAAGAGACTCGCTGTCGTCGGTCATGATGCGGAGGAAGAGCTCAGCTCCTGGGTACAGCTTTGCGATCTTGTAGAGCTCATCGGCATTGTCAAAGGTCATCTGTTTGACGCCCACAGACTTGACGTATCGGACATACGAGTTAGTCTTGCAGGGTTGGGCGTAGATGATGCGGTCGGGGCTAAGTCCTGCGGACAGGACCTGCTCAATCTCGGTCTTGGAGGCACAATCGAAGCCGGTTCCGAGCTCAgaaagaagcttgatgatctgaGGATCGGGGTTGCACTTGACGGCTGGTGCTTGTTAGTGTGTATCACAACATATTGTCGAGACACTGTACTCACCATAGAAGGGCCGGACCCGAGGGAGATTCTTCTTCCAGCGAAGATGCTGGCGGTAGACCTCTCCAAGGTCAGCAACGAAGAAAGTATCTTCATCGCCAGGCTCACACATCTCATGGTCAATGGCCTCCACGCGCTGGTGGAGTGCCTGGCCGATGAGTTGCTTTGGAGTAATCACGCCATATTGCTCAAGAGGTTCCTGAAGCAGGGGTTTCTTTAATGCGATATGAGGGTGATTGACATTATGATTGTAGGTGTCGAGGACAGCCGTTGCCATAACCATATCCCAAACAGTTGCGGGGGTTCGTTGGGAAGTTGAGAGAGGGATTTAAGTCCGTGGACTAGAGAAAGACGATACTTTAttgaaaagtatatatagtagaGTGAAGCTTGAACGTACGGGGGTGTTCAGCTGGTGTTAGGGCGGTCGTGAGCGGTAGCAGACTGATCCCTCAGTGGACTGGCGAGGCCTCCTCGACTCTTCCTCGGCTAGAGGAAGAACCTCTGTAAACCTCCTATGCGGCAGCTGACGGGTGTCGAAGAACGACGGGGGAGTGTAGTCGGATCGAGGGTCGTGCAAGACGGAGAGATCGAGGAGCTTATCGTCGAGCAGCAATAGCAGCGGGAGGGGGGATCgcgttgatgatgtgagAGGGCTTGCAGAGGCTGAAATCTTTGTCACTGACGAAGCTCACGGCCGGAGGAGCCGTGGTGAAGGCGGTGCCTTTAAGAGACCAAAGGCGGGTCGAGTTTGGTGAGGAGTTTGAGCAGTTGTAAAGTGCTCAAAGTTGTAACGGGTTCGTGTCAACGGGGAGGCGTTGGAGCAGGCTTAAGAATATAGAAATTGTCGTGATGAAACGTGACAAGTTGtcgaagaggagagaaagatgggggggggggggggggggggggaccGCCTTTTTATCTGGTCGGCTCTAGTCTTGGCCCAAGATAGAAAAAAGAGGTCGACGAGTTTAGTTTGGGCTCTGCTGATTCGAAGAAAATAGTGGAGTGTTTGCGTTTCCGTTGCAGGTTTGAATTACATTTGCAGGTCCAGatccaggtccaggtccaaGAAAAGAATGGAGAGAGAAATTTTTACCCTCCCTCCACTGTGACGTTGACGTGTGGAGGGGCAGTAAACTCTGTACGTACCGTGTACTTTACAGGGGGATGTTCACAATTCGGTGGCGCAGTTGCAAGAGCTGGCGCCCAATTTTGATTGTATAAAATGCTTGGGTTCTCTATATGTTTCAATCTACAACCAAAGTTGACAATTCATCGCAATTGCAGTCACAATTCCGTGGCCTGACCTCGTACATAATCTCCAACTGCAACTGGCGGTGGATGAACTGAAGCATCTCGATGCTGCACTGCAGACTAAGGTAAAGAAACCCCGCGCTAAACCCAAAAGGCCCCAGCAGCGGTAGAATATCCCATTGGTCTCAGACACTTCCAGAGTCTCGGGAACAAGACACCACGCCTTGGAAAAAATGCAGAATCATGTACCGATACATGGATGCAATGCAGCCCGTGCATGTGCATTTCCCAGTATAGAAGCCCGTTCGTTCGTTACATTCCGGGTCTTTTCGAAAGCTTTTCTTGACCGacagagtcagagtcagagtcGGAGTCAAGAGTCACAGGCACGGATATCAGGCCTCAATACTCCGTATATGGTGTTAAAATGAGTTCGGCAAAAGGTTTCCCAAACTTAGAGTAAATTACCTAACTGgtttatcacttaggatcaaggtctcaTGTTTTCCTGCTCCCTGAGATCTGGCTTGTAAGCGTCATGTCCTTGGTATTCAGtaccttataataaagaCCCAGTAATTCCCTCAGTAAATAAACAACGGCACACGACAACGGACCGCGTAAGGCTGGAGCTTATTCCGCGGTCAGGCACCATTGACCAGCCCCTGGCTATCTTTGTCCATCGTCATATTCTCCAACAAAAGGACACCCTCAACAATGTCCTTTTAATGCCTCTCTATAGGTATCTCATCGTATAAGAATAGACGAATCGGCATCTTCTTCCGTCCGAGAACCTGCAACAGTCACACAGCATATTCAACGTTGGTCACTCTGTAACACATCACATGCATGTACTCTGCTCTTTAGTCCAGTAAATCCATCGCTCAAGGACTCCGGCTCTGATAGAACGAGCTAACACCTCTCCTTCACCCATCACACCGACTCCCTTCTTCCACGAACTCCCCAGTCTCCAATCATAGAACTCCTCGTACTTGGTGCTTTCGCTCCGCAGCCTCGAGGTTCCCACAACAGATGCCAAGGTGAAAGTAGCTTCCAGAAATGAAGATAGACAGAAATGAAAAAGAGGGGCTGTATCTACTCTTGCGTTGCTCTGTGGTCTCTGTACCATCGCATAGGTAAAGAGATGTATCGTATCTGAACGCGTAACGAGGCACAAAATTCCTCGTCTTCACATAGGGTGGAAAGTTCCGCTGCGACGCAACGTGAGGAGGGTCATTTATGCTTTGTTCATCTGTGTAATTTACACTTCATCGTACACGCCATCATACAGCTGTAACTCCAGCTGCTCATTGCTCATCCAAACCTCTAGCATGCTGATGCTTCCAACTCTAGGTCGTCATTAGCTTCATAATCGTTTTCTTTTAGCCTTGCTCGGCGCCCTTGACATCCATTTCGCGGATCTTCCATTCGCCGTCGACCCAGGACTGCTTCTCTCCAAGGAAAGCGACTCTGGCTTCGCCCTTGGCAAGTCCGTCAACGAGGTAGCGCTGCGCCACCTCGCGCACTTGGTCCTCGGTTACGTCAAGAAGCTGCTCACgcttcttttgcttcatcttctcagtGATACCTGAGAGGAATCGGCCCATGCCCTCCTGGTTCACAGATTTGGGGGCATCAACTCCCTGGAATACAGAgatcttggcctcctcaaggTCACGGTCTGACCACTTCTTATCGACAGCCCATTGCCCAGCACCGCGCATGATGCTCAGAGTGTTTTGAGGGTTGGGGTCACGGTAAGAGTAGAAGCCAAAGAGGCCATCGAGAGCGCGGGAGTAAGCACCTCCACCATATGCGCCACCCTTCTCACGGATCTCGTGATGCAGGTGTTTATGTGTAAGGAGCTGTGACAGGATCTGGAGAGGTGCACCCTCCGCTGCCGTGTATGACGTGGTTGGTACTGACAATCCACCATAATAAACTTGGTAAGGCAGAGGATAGAACGTCTTGCTATCCTTAGGAAGTTGACGAGGAGACAGATTCTTCAGGTCCAGAGGATCGCGGGAGAGGTTACCCACGAACTTTTGCAGAGAAGCACTGTTCTCTGCAACACTCTCTGGGCCGCAGGTAATTGCTGTGCGTAGGTTTCCTCCCGCTAGTGCAATGCTCTGAATCTGCTTCAACTTGGAAataacatcttcaagcttgtcTGTCTCGGGTCGGCTAGCCAATGAAGTCACCAGCTGCACCTGAGAAAGGCCGGAAACTTGTTGTCGAAGCCACGAGGAGCGGGTGAGACCAGATTCAGCACTACCCATCGCGAACCGATGGCCAGTGGATGCAATATCGTTCACAACACCGTCAGCAGATGCCTGCAGCAGCTGTCGAATCCTGAGAGCTGCCTCTGGGCTGTCGAAATCAGTTCCCAAAACGAGCTTTTGGATGATATCGAACATGACGGGAACATTGCGATCCAGGGCCATACCGGTGAAGATGAGGCCTTCACTAGCAGCGTGGAAATCGGTGGGAGACGGGGTGCAGTGGTACCCAACTGAAACACCACcagtcttgagcttgatcaaGTCTTCAAGCTGCTCCATGTTCAGGTCCTTAGTACCAAGACGCATGATGCTGTCGGTAAACAGAGGGACCAGCTCGCGAAGCTCATCAGGCAAGTTCTCCAACGTGTTGATGGCACGGAAGTATGTCAAGCCGTTCGTAGGAGCCTCGTGCCACTGGATCTTGGTGCCGTTGGCATTCTCGTCTCGCACAACCACAGGCTCCTTGCTTCGGGGGATATCCTTGACGTGAACAGTGGGCAGACAGCCGAGGTCCTCAGTGTTAGTCTTGTTTTGTTCAACCAGCAACTCCTGCTCTTGCTTCTCGAAATGCTTCCGGGCGTTCTCTTCGCTGCCAGCCTCCTTGATAGCTGCTTGGATTCTGGTAGAAAGTCGCTCCTGTTCCTCCTTGACAAGATCTTCTCCGTAGGTGCTTGAAGGGGCCATTGTGAATGTCAAAGTATTGTCGTTCAGTAGATACTTGTCAATGAGACCTTCTAGGTAGTTGCCCTCAGCCATCTTAGCTTGGAAACCATTGATGGTATCGTTCCAAGCCAATGAATCAAAGGGGTCCACACCGTTGAACCACTTGGGCTTGAGACGGTTCAGCATGGAAAACCCAAAGTTGGCAGTCTTATGCTTGAGCGATAACTCGAGCTGATGGAGAGATCCAtcgatcttggtcttgtcgaAGCCTTTCTCTCGGACTTCCCTCAAGATCTGCTgaaccttctccttgagcttagGAACATCAGCCTCCTGAACACCAGTGAGACCGATAGAGAAAATTCCCTTCTTAGCAGAGCTATCATATCCAGCGTTGGGGCTCCAATCAGCACCCATGCCAGCCTCAACAAGACCTCGGTACAGAGGAGAACCATAACCATCCATCAAGAGGGTTGATAGAAGTGCCAGAGAAAAAGACTCCAACACATCTGTGGTGTCACCCATGATCCATGACACAGAGGTCTTGTACTGACGATCAGGGTCGACAAGAGGATCAAGTGGGCCGTACAGAGTAACTTCCTTGGGGCCGGTCAGTGTTACGGGTTCGTGAATTTGCCTGTCACCCTGTATCTTCTCAAAAGCCTGGAGTTGAGCATCGACTTGCTGCAAGTGGTCAACCAAGGGCATATCACCGTAAGTGAAGACCTTGGCATTGCTCGGGTGGTAGTGCTCGGCGTGGAACTTTCGCAGTTGCTCGTATGTCAAATCTGTGATCTTCTGGGGGTCGCCACCCGAGTTGTTGATATCGGGGAAGATATGGTCGTGGAAGCGAATGTAGTATAAATACCCAGCATCTGACATCTGGCCCTTCATCTCGTTGTAAACCACGCCCTTGAATACCAACTTCTTGCTCGCCTCGTCCTCAGCAAGTGGGTTCTCGGGACCAATTCGCCAACCCTCCTGGGTAAAGTCGGACTTCTTGAGCAGTGGGTGCAATGTTGAGTCGAGGTACACAGACATGAGGTTCTTGAAGTCCTGCGCGTTGGTTGTCGCAAAGGGGTAGAAAGTATGGTCTGATGCCGTGAACGCGTTCATAAAGTTCGATAGTGTTCGGGGAagcatcttgaagaaaggGTCACGAATGGGATATCTGTAGACAGTCAGCATTCTCTGCTGCCATGTCTATATCAAGAGGAGTCGTACTTTTCACTACCGCATAGTGTCGTATGCTCTAGAATGTGAGGAATACCGGTATCATCCGGAGGGTTCGTCTTGAAACCGATGGAAAAGACATTGTTACTGTCGTCGCGGGCAATGTGCAGATAATCGGCTCCTGTCTTGTCATGCTGAAGGTGAAGAGCCGTCAACTCAAGCTCAGGAACATGCTTGGACCGGACAAGGGTGAAGCCGTGAAGCTTCTCGCCGGGCTTAGGAAATTGTGAAAGCTCCGTGACGGCCTTTCGAGCGCCGGCAGCGGCGTTACGAAGCATTGTGGCAGTGATTTTCAAGGCACGATCCGACGATTAATAATACAGAAAAATCAAGAAAATAATGTACAGTCAAATATGCGAAACTTATGAAAGAGTCGAAATTGTCGTTAAACAGCCACCGGAGATTTTGATGCTGTATGTAATGACGCCGGAACGATTCGCCCCGAAAAAGTGAAAGGGTCTGCTTTGTAACCCCAGCAGTTTCCTTCCTCATGGAATGGCCGGGTTCCAGCCCACGTCAGTGCCAAGGACATGCCGTAATTGTGGGTGGCCAGTGGACACTACTCAGTGAGAGGCCACTGTGGGATAGCGCCAAAGGCCTCTAAAGCCGCATTAGTGGCCATTGAGGCACTAACAGAAAGGCTTGAGAAGCCAACGAGATTCTGTTAGCGAATTAGCAATTATCAACAGAATCACCACAAAGGCCCATGGCAAAACCTATCCATCTCAAACCTCCATGAGCCCTCCATCTTGTCACACGTTAGCGACTGTATTATTCGATGTCCAACGAACCGTGACTCCAACGCTGTATCCTTCCAGAATTCAT of Fusarium musae strain F31 chromosome 5, whole genome shotgun sequence contains these proteins:
- the CYM1 gene encoding Mitochondrial presequence protease (EggNog:ENOG41~MEROPS:MER0015270) — translated: MLRNAAAGARKAVTELSQFPKPGEKLHGFTLVRSKHVPELELTALHLQHDKTGADYLHIARDDSNNVFSIGFKTNPPDDTGIPHILEHTTLCGSEKYPIRDPFFKMLPRTLSNFMNAFTASDHTFYPFATTNAQDFKNLMSVYLDSTLHPLLKKSDFTQEGWRIGPENPLAEDEASKKLVFKGVVYNEMKGQMSDAGYLYYIRFHDHIFPDINNSGGDPQKITDLTYEQLRKFHAEHYHPSNAKVFTYGDMPLVDHLQQVDAQLQAFEKIQGDRQIHEPVTLTGPKEVTLYGPLDPLVDPDRQYKTSVSWIMGDTTDVLESFSLALLSTLLMDGYGSPLYRGLVEAGMGADWSPNAGYDSSAKKGIFSIGLTGVQEADVPKLKEKVQQILREVREKGFDKTKIDGSLHQLELSLKHKTANFGFSMLNRLKPKWFNGVDPFDSLAWNDTINGFQAKMAEGNYLEGLIDKYLLNDNTLTFTMAPSSTYGEDLVKEEQERLSTRIQAAIKEAGSEENARKHFEKQEQELLVEQNKTNTEDLGCLPTVHVKDIPRSKEPVVVRDENANGTKIQWHEAPTNGLTYFRAINTLENLPDELRELVPLFTDSIMRLGTKDLNMEQLEDLIKLKTGGVSVGYHCTPSPTDFHAASEGLIFTGMALDRNVPVMFDIIQKLVLGTDFDSPEAALRIRQLLQASADGVVNDIASTGHRFAMGSAESGLTRSSWLRQQVSGLSQVQLVTSLASRPETDKLEDVISKLKQIQSIALAGGNLRTAITCGPESVAENSASLQKFVGNLSRDPLDLKNLSPRQLPKDSKTFYPLPYQVYYGGLSVPTTSYTAAEGAPLQILSQLLTHKHLHHEIREKGGAYGGGAYSRALDGLFGFYSYRDPNPQNTLSIMRGAGQWAVDKKWSDRDLEEAKISVFQGVDAPKSVNQEGMGRFLSGITEKMKQKKREQLLDVTEDQVREVAQRYLVDGLAKGEARVAFLGEKQSWVDGEWKIREMDVKGAEQG
- the SPE1 gene encoding Ornithine decarboxylase (BUSCO:EOG09261V03) yields the protein MVMATAVLDTYNHNVNHPHIALKKPLLQEPLEQYGVITPKQLIGQALHQRVEAIDHEMCEPGDEDTFFVADLGEVYRQHLRWKKNLPRVRPFYAVKCNPDPQIIKLLSELGTGFDCASKTEIEQVLSAGLSPDRIIYAQPCKTNSYVRYVKSVGVKQMTFDNADELYKIAKLYPGAELFLRIMTDDSESLCRFSMKFGAAMDTTEGLLALAKDLGLNVVGVSFHVGSGASDPLAFYKAVRDAHTVFQLAHEFGFNMRTLDVGGGFSGDTFETMAAVLGGALDEFFPPHSNIEIIAEPGRYYVATAFTIACNIIARRTVEDPTLDGKGYMLYVNDGVYGNFSNIMFDHQQPIAKVLRASGKTLFETTAAHPTPEGEGFEYSVWGPTCDGIDRITESTRFDSILDVGDWLYFEDMGAYTKCSATQFNGFSNAHDVIYVCSEPGAKALLGL